Below is a window of Geovibrio ferrireducens DNA.
AGATCCCAGTTAGGCACAGTGCCGGACGGAACATCGTCAGTGTGCCCCGCCACAACCACGCTTTGATCGTAATTTTCCAGAAGCTTCGCTATTCCCGCGGCAATCCTGTCCGCTTCGGGCATAAGTGCTGAGCTGCCGGAGGAGAAAAGAGCCACACTCTTTATGGAGATCATGAGCCCTTCTCCGGTTATGCTGGTGCTGAGATAACCGGGCAGGCTGTTCATTTTTGAAAATTCATCCACATCATTTTTAAGCTGTATAAGATCTGTCTCCTCCTGAGCGGCCTTTGCCCCGCCTCCGCCCTTATCACCTGTCTGAGCGGGTGCATCAGGAGTATTGCCTGTATCAGGCTTGACCTTCCTGAACGGAGCCATGCTGTCCATTATACCCGTCTGACCTGACAGTATATCGGTGAAAACCTCCGCCATCTGCTCCATTTTCTTTTTATCGCTCTGGCTTGTTGCAAAAAGGACAATGAACAGCGCCAGAAGAAGCGTCAGCAGGTCAGCGTAAGGTATGAGCCATGATTCATCCACATGCTCTTCATGGTGCTTATGTTTATGTTTCTTCATGTCATGACCCTATTCCGGTTTTTCGCGTTTTTTCTGCGGGAGGAAGACATTAAGCTTCTCCTCCACTGTGGATGCGGAATCACCTGCCTGAAGCGCCGTTATTCCCTCGAAAATCATTTTCTTCAGCTCCGCCTCATGCTTTGAGAAACGTTTGAGCTTGTTAGCGAAAGGA
It encodes the following:
- a CDS encoding flagellar motor protein MotB produces the protein MKKHKHKHHEEHVDESWLIPYADLLTLLLALFIVLFATSQSDKKKMEQMAEVFTDILSGQTGIMDSMAPFRKVKPDTGNTPDAPAQTGDKGGGGAKAAQEETDLIQLKNDVDEFSKMNSLPGYLSTSITGEGLMISIKSVALFSSGSSALMPEADRIAAGIAKLLENYDQSVVVAGHTDDVPSGTVPNWDLSSARALSFMKEMLNDPRLNPARFSSAGYGEYHPIVPNITEENRQLNRRVEVLVKRKFPMPPAD